In a single window of the Agrobacterium vitis genome:
- a CDS encoding ABC transporter ATP-binding protein, protein MDKTENQTVLTVKDLKVTFTTPDGEVNAVKGVSFNVKKGETLAIVGESGSGKSQTMMGIMGLLASNGQVAGSARYGETELAGASLSTLNDVRGSKITMIFQEPMTSLDPLYTVGRQISEPLIFHRRMSRSKARARVLELLKLVGIPEPERRINSYPHELSGGQRQRVMIAMALANEPDLLIADEPTTALDVTIQAQILDLLADLQKRFGMAIVLITHDLGVVKHVADRVAVMRRGEIVEQGSRDDIFERPQADYTKMLLAAEPSGSKVAPPSDAPVILEGRNVVVDFNISSGILFKGNKKFRAVDHVNLKLRQGQTIGIVGESGSGKSTLGRALLKLLSADGRFSFETTDISGLDRAGMRPFRRQLQLVFQDPYGSLSPRQTVGEIITEGLYVHEPNLSKAERDKRAIAALKEVGLDPASRNRYPHEFSGGQRQRIAIARSMILKPKVVILDEPTSALDRSVQRQVIELLRDLQQKHDLSYVFISHDLSVIKAISDHVIVMKNGKIVEEGPTEDIFESPAEDYTKALIAAAFTH, encoded by the coding sequence ATGGACAAGACCGAAAACCAGACGGTGCTGACCGTCAAGGACCTGAAGGTCACCTTCACCACGCCCGATGGCGAGGTCAACGCGGTCAAGGGCGTTTCCTTCAATGTCAAGAAAGGCGAAACGCTGGCCATCGTCGGCGAATCCGGCTCCGGCAAAAGCCAGACGATGATGGGCATCATGGGGTTGCTGGCCTCCAACGGCCAAGTCGCAGGCTCGGCCCGCTACGGTGAAACCGAACTGGCAGGCGCCAGCCTCTCGACATTGAATGACGTGCGCGGCTCCAAGATCACCATGATCTTTCAGGAGCCGATGACCTCGCTCGATCCGCTGTACACGGTCGGCAGGCAGATTTCCGAGCCGTTGATTTTTCACCGTCGCATGAGCCGGTCGAAGGCGCGCGCCCGCGTGCTGGAATTGCTGAAGCTGGTCGGCATCCCGGAACCGGAGCGGCGGATCAACAGCTATCCGCATGAATTGTCGGGTGGCCAGCGCCAGCGCGTGATGATCGCCATGGCGCTTGCAAACGAGCCGGACCTGCTGATCGCCGACGAACCGACCACGGCACTGGACGTGACGATCCAGGCGCAGATCCTCGATCTTCTCGCCGATCTGCAAAAGCGCTTCGGCATGGCCATCGTGCTGATCACCCACGATCTCGGCGTGGTCAAGCATGTGGCCGACCGCGTGGCGGTGATGCGGCGCGGCGAAATTGTCGAACAGGGCAGCCGCGACGATATTTTCGAGCGTCCCCAGGCCGATTACACCAAGATGCTGCTGGCCGCCGAACCATCAGGCTCCAAGGTGGCACCGCCCTCCGATGCGCCTGTCATTCTCGAAGGCCGCAATGTCGTGGTGGATTTCAACATCAGCTCCGGCATCCTGTTCAAGGGCAATAAAAAGTTCCGCGCCGTCGATCATGTCAATCTGAAGCTTCGCCAGGGCCAGACCATCGGCATCGTCGGCGAATCCGGCTCGGGTAAATCGACGCTAGGCCGGGCGCTTTTAAAACTGCTTTCGGCCGATGGCCGCTTCAGCTTCGAAACAACGGATATTTCCGGCCTCGACCGCGCCGGGATGCGTCCCTTTCGCCGTCAATTGCAGCTGGTGTTTCAGGACCCCTACGGCTCGCTCTCGCCACGCCAGACGGTTGGCGAGATTATCACCGAAGGGCTTTACGTACATGAACCGAACCTTAGCAAAGCGGAGCGCGACAAGCGCGCCATTGCCGCATTGAAGGAGGTTGGCCTCGATCCGGCCTCGCGCAACCGCTATCCGCATGAATTTTCCGGCGGCCAGCGTCAGCGGATCGCCATCGCCCGCTCGATGATCCTCAAGCCGAAAGTGGTGATCCTCGATGAACCGACTTCGGCCCTGGACCGTTCCGTGCAGCGGCAGGTGATCGAGTTGCTGCGCGACCTGCAACAGAAACATGATCTGTCCTACGTGTTCATCAGCCACGATCTGTCTGTGATCAAAGCGATTTCCGACCATGTGATCGTGATGAAGAACGGCAAGATTGTCGAGGAAGGGCCGACGGAAGACATTTTCGAAAGCCCGGCGGAAGATTACACCAAGGCCCTGATTGCGGCTGCGTTTACGCATTGA
- a CDS encoding diacylglycerol/lipid kinase family protein, with protein sequence MKIKAVFNREGGTFRTTDMDAYCARAEQIFRDAGHEIETMAVAGRDIVKTLEAAAQQGYDALIAGGGDGTISAAAGIAWKTGLPLGVVPAGTMNLFARSLKLPLDIWQVLEVLASAEVQSVDIATANGQPYVHQFSAGLHARMVRLRNRMDYASRFGKMRASTSAAISVMFNPPRFDVVFDIDADGRQDSKEVSAVSVCNNPVGTNPLFYADDITTGQLGIYLAAPLDSVGMVGLAIDILRGKLTENQAVTSATSQIVKLHFPKHRHGVACVIDGELLHMPRDVEIKIHPGELKVLAPPLFPA encoded by the coding sequence ATGAAAATCAAGGCCGTTTTCAACCGGGAGGGCGGAACCTTTCGCACCACCGACATGGATGCCTATTGCGCACGCGCCGAGCAAATCTTCCGCGATGCCGGTCATGAGATCGAAACCATGGCCGTTGCTGGCCGTGACATCGTCAAGACCCTTGAGGCTGCTGCACAGCAGGGCTATGACGCGCTGATCGCCGGTGGTGGCGACGGGACCATATCGGCGGCGGCGGGCATTGCCTGGAAAACCGGTCTGCCGCTCGGCGTCGTACCCGCCGGGACAATGAACCTGTTTGCACGCTCACTGAAACTGCCGCTCGATATCTGGCAGGTTCTGGAGGTGCTGGCATCGGCGGAGGTCCAATCCGTCGACATCGCCACTGCCAATGGCCAGCCGTATGTACACCAGTTCTCCGCTGGCCTGCACGCCCGCATGGTCCGCCTGCGCAACCGGATGGACTATGCGTCGCGCTTTGGCAAAATGCGGGCCAGTACCAGCGCGGCGATTAGCGTGATGTTCAATCCGCCTCGCTTCGACGTCGTCTTCGATATCGACGCCGATGGACGCCAGGATAGCAAGGAAGTGTCCGCCGTTTCGGTTTGCAACAACCCGGTTGGAACAAATCCGTTGTTTTATGCCGATGATATTACCACCGGACAACTTGGGATTTATCTTGCTGCACCCCTCGATTCGGTTGGAATGGTGGGGTTGGCGATTGATATTTTGCGCGGCAAACTCACGGAAAACCAGGCTGTCACATCGGCCACCTCACAAATCGTCAAGCTGCATTTCCCAAAACACCGTCACGGCGTCGCCTGCGTGATCGATGGTGAACTGTTGCACATGCCTCGCGATGTAGAGATCAAAATCCATCCCGGGGAACTGAAGGTCTTGGCACCACCCCTCTTTCCAGCATAG